Proteins found in one Oryza glaberrima chromosome 4, OglaRS2, whole genome shotgun sequence genomic segment:
- the LOC127770578 gene encoding vacuolar protein-sorting-associated protein 33 homolog: protein MAQIPNLDNAPLNLAALREQSQKDLLNILKSIRGKKCVVIDPKLAGTLSLILQTSLLKEYGAELRLLSAEPLQTECAKILYLVRSELKFMKLIASQIKNDEPKGLQREFFLYFVPRRTVACEKILEEEKVHQKLTLGEYPLYLVPLDEDVICFELDHSLQECLIEGDTSSVWHVAKAIHKLEFAFGVIPNVRAKGVASTKAAELLNSMQQEDPVNMDDMGTPEINTVILLDREVDLVTPMCSQLTYEGLLDEMLQINNGSVEVDATIMGAQQDGKKVKVPLNSSDKLYKEIRDLNFEVVVQVLRQKATSIQQDYAEVKSTNTQSVSELKDFVKRLHSLPEIARHVHLAQHLQSFTGKPSFHARLDIEQTILEVQNFEICFEYIEEMIHKQEPIENVLRLLVLLSLTNAGLPKKNFDYLRREILHSYGFEHMPLLYNLEKAGLFKRQESRSNWIGITRALQLIVDVNDTANPSDISYIFSGYAPLSIRLVQHAVRSGWRSIEELLKLLPGPHLDLKRGSSAINSSLDVHQGLGLQQSIDRVGHRSLVLVVFIGGVTFAEIAALRFLSAQEGMGYDFLVATTKVVNGNTILRPIITNSKEVMI from the exons ATGGCTCAGATCCCCAATCTCGACAATGCTCCTCTCAATCTCGCGGCCCTCAG GGAGCAGTCGCAGAAGGACCTGCTAAACATCCTCAAGAGT ATTAGGGGGAAGAAGTGTGTAGTTATTGATCCCAAGCTCGCGGGTACCCTGTCTCTGATTCTGCAGACCTCACTGCTAAAG GAATATGGTGCAGAGTTGCGGCTTCTCTCTGCTGAACCCCTCCAAACTGAGTGCGCGAAGATCCTATATCTCGTACGCTCTGAGCTGAAGTTCATGAAATTAATTGCAAGCCAGATTAAGAACGATGAGCCTAAAGGGCTTCAGAGGGAATTCTTTCTTTACTTTGTGCCACGGCGCACAGTTGCCTGCGAAAAG ATTCTGGAGGAGGAAAAAGTTCATCAGAAATTGACACTCGGAGAGTACCCCTTGTATCTAGTTCCATTGGATGAAGATGTGATTTGTTTTGAACTTGATCATTCTTTGCAG GAATGCCTTATTGAAGGGGATACTAGTTCTGTTTGGCATGTTGCAAAAGCTATCCATAAGTTAGAG TTTGCCTTTGGAGTAATTCCCAATGTTCGGGCCAAGGGTGTTGCATCCACCAAAGCCGCAGAGTTGCTGAATAGTATGCAACAGGAAGATCCTGTCAACATGGATGAT ATGGGGACTCCGGAGATAAACACTGTTATTTTGTTAGACAGAGag gTGGATTTAGTGACACCGATGTGCTCTCAGTTGACATATGAAGGTTTATTAGATGAG ATGTTGCAAATAAACAATGGATCTGTGGAGGTTGATGCCACTATTATGGGAGCCCAACAAGATGGTAAAAAAGTTAAAGTTCCACTGAATTCAAG TGATAAGTTGTACAAGGAAATTCGAGATCTCAATTTTGAAGTTGTAGTTCAG GTCTTGCGCCAAAAGGCAACATCTATTCAGCAAGATTACGCCGAAGTAAAATCCACCAAT ACTCAATCGGTTTCGGAGCTGAAGGACTTTGTGAAGAGGTTACATTCACTGCCAGAGATAGCT AGGCATGTTCATTTGGCACAACACTTGCAATCATTTACTGGAAAACCTTCCTTTCATGCCCGATTAGACATTGAACAAACAATATTGGAGGTGCAAAACTTTGAAAT ATGTTTTGAATACATTGAAGAGATGATACATAAGCAGGAGCCTATTGAAAATGTTCTTCGCCTTCTAGTGTTACTTTCACTTACAAATGCTGGGTTGCCAAAGAAGAATTTTGACTACTTGAG GCGGGAAATACTGCACAGTTATGGCTTTGAGCACATGCCCTTGTTATACAATCTGGAAAAGGCTGGCCTATTTAAGCGCCAG GAATCAAGAAGTAACTGGATTGGTATTACAAGGGCTCTACAGCTTATAGTTGATGTAAATGATACTGCAAA CCCTAGTGATATATCATACATATTTTCTGGATACGCCCCTCTCAGTATTCGCCTTGTTCAGCATGCTGTGAGATCTGGATG GCGATCTATTGAAGAACTGTTGAAACTATTGCCAGGTCCTCATCTGGATTTGAAAAGA GGTAGTTCGGCCATTAATTCTTCATTGGATGTACACCAAGGTTTGGGGCTTCAACAGAGTATTGACAG GGTTGGACATCGTTCTCTGGTTTTGGTTGTCTTTATTGGTGGGGTTACTTTTGCGGAGATTGCTGCTCTTCGATTCCTTAGTGCTCAG GAAGGGATGGGCTATGACTTCCTTGTTGCGACCACAAAGGTTGTCAATGGGAACACAATACTCAGGCCAATTATAACCAATAGCAAAGAGGTGATGATATAG